A single genomic interval of Tsukamurella paurometabola harbors:
- a CDS encoding DUF1761 domain-containing protein, with protein MIVAGIAVAALAAFVLSSVYYVLLSPVEQRALGDRALDRGTPGPAKVVAELVRTAVVAAGFAWIAERSALLALPSSLALALVLWVAFPVVLLTGSIIWERVPWQTAAIHAGDWLLKLALVAVVLGFLH; from the coding sequence ATGATCGTCGCAGGTATCGCCGTCGCCGCCCTTGCGGCATTCGTTCTGAGCTCGGTCTACTACGTGCTCCTCTCGCCGGTCGAGCAGCGCGCGCTCGGCGACCGCGCGCTCGACCGCGGCACGCCGGGGCCCGCCAAGGTCGTGGCGGAGTTGGTCCGCACCGCGGTGGTCGCCGCCGGCTTCGCGTGGATCGCCGAGCGGTCAGCGCTGCTCGCGCTTCCGAGCTCCCTCGCGCTCGCCCTGGTGCTGTGGGTCGCGTTCCCGGTGGTCCTGCTCACGGGCTCGATCATCTGGGAGCGCGTCCCGTGGCAGACCGCCGCGATCCACGCCGGCGACTGGCTGCTCAAGCTGGCACTCGTCGCGGTCGTGCTGGGGTTCCTGCACTGA
- a CDS encoding CsbD family protein, with protein MSFTDDAKNKAQDIKGRAKETVGTAFDDPQLKEEGRGDQAEASIKDKIAGAADKVKEGVDEVKDKLSGN; from the coding sequence ATGAGCTTCACCGACGACGCCAAGAACAAGGCGCAGGACATCAAGGGCCGGGCCAAGGAGACCGTCGGCACCGCGTTCGACGACCCCCAGCTCAAGGAGGAGGGCCGCGGCGACCAGGCCGAGGCCTCGATCAAGGACAAGATCGCCGGCGCCGCCGACAAGGTCAAGGAGGGCGTCGACGAGGTGAAGGACAAGCTCTCGGGCAACTGA
- a CDS encoding lytic transglycosylase domain-containing protein: MRAAVVAVGAATVLAGCGAIDPRPDIPQGIPPGAGAPVPYINVNGPGRTSDLLRDWATPISVATGIPVISLEAYGNAAEALRQRTPECGIAWTTLAGIAFIESKHGTYHGATIAPDGKVSPPIRGVPLDGTNGNQEILATGTDPHRPNAKYDAAMGPFQFIPETWQRFGVDANGDGKADPDNIDDAAMTAARYLCVSGKDLTTAKGWEKAVMVYNQSRKYVLDVRDAAAAYSVNVQP, from the coding sequence ATGCGCGCAGCGGTGGTCGCCGTAGGTGCGGCGACGGTGCTCGCCGGGTGCGGCGCGATCGATCCGCGCCCCGACATCCCACAGGGCATCCCGCCCGGTGCGGGCGCGCCCGTGCCGTACATCAACGTCAACGGACCGGGCCGCACGTCGGACCTGCTCCGCGATTGGGCGACGCCGATCAGCGTGGCGACCGGCATCCCGGTGATCTCGCTCGAGGCGTACGGCAATGCGGCCGAGGCGCTGCGGCAACGCACGCCCGAGTGCGGCATCGCATGGACCACGCTGGCCGGCATCGCCTTCATCGAGAGCAAGCACGGCACGTACCACGGCGCGACGATCGCACCCGACGGCAAGGTCTCACCGCCGATCCGCGGCGTGCCGCTCGACGGGACCAACGGGAACCAGGAGATCCTCGCGACGGGGACCGACCCGCACCGGCCGAACGCCAAGTACGACGCCGCGATGGGTCCGTTCCAGTTCATCCCGGAGACGTGGCAGCGCTTCGGCGTGGACGCCAACGGCGACGGCAAGGCCGACCCGGACAACATCGACGACGCCGCGATGACCGCGGCGCGCTACCTGTGCGTCTCGGGCAAGGACCTGACGACGGCGAAGGGCTGGGAGAAGGCCGTCATGGTCTACAACCAGTCCCGCAAGTACGTGCTCGACGTGCGCGACGCCGCGGCCGCCTACTCGGTGAACGTGCAGCCGTAG
- a CDS encoding TetR/AcrR family transcriptional regulator — protein sequence MTAAERRNQLVDTARSVFADRGYEAATIEEVAAKAGVSKPVVYEHFGGKEGLYAVVVDREMEMVLEVFSRAMREDRSKTRIEQIALALLTYVEERADGFRILTRNSSVEHSGGYSTLLNDLVGQVENHLEGEFERKNLDPELAPLYAQALVGMVAMTAQWWLEVRTPPKEAVAAHIVNLSWYGLIGLKENPVAIEPSRLGGPDGTVEPAPGD from the coding sequence ATGACCGCGGCCGAGCGCCGGAACCAACTGGTCGACACGGCGCGGTCGGTGTTCGCCGATCGCGGCTACGAGGCGGCCACCATCGAGGAGGTCGCGGCGAAGGCCGGCGTCTCGAAGCCCGTCGTCTACGAGCACTTCGGCGGCAAGGAGGGCCTGTACGCGGTGGTCGTGGACCGCGAGATGGAGATGGTCCTCGAGGTGTTCTCCCGCGCGATGCGCGAGGACCGGTCGAAGACGCGCATCGAGCAGATCGCGCTCGCCCTGCTCACCTACGTCGAAGAGCGGGCCGACGGCTTCCGGATCCTGACCCGCAACAGCTCCGTCGAGCACTCGGGCGGGTACTCCACGCTGCTCAACGACCTCGTCGGACAGGTGGAGAACCACCTCGAGGGCGAGTTCGAGCGCAAGAACCTCGATCCGGAGCTCGCCCCGCTGTACGCGCAGGCCCTGGTCGGCATGGTCGCCATGACGGCGCAGTGGTGGCTGGAGGTACGCACTCCGCCCAAGGAGGCCGTCGCCGCGCACATCGTGAACCTCTCCTGGTACGGCCTCATCGGCCTCAAGGAGAACCCCGTCGCCATCGAGCCGAGCCGGCTGGGCGGGCCCGACGGCACCGTCGAACCCGCCCCCGGGGACTGA
- a CDS encoding lipase family protein — MVNETSAFRMGSRALAALLGAVLVIAVGVVTAPSARALPPIVEPAPPADAFYDRPANLASLKPGEIVRTRTTSIRSLQVMPLNVDAWQLAYRTTGMTGEPDLSVTTVMVPRGKKPTKLLSYQAAADSTLRICQASYATTKGGPIDLAAKEGPLTFGMPGAELLFAGLGVQEGWAVAMPDHGGGDDRFLTPRQPGWAVLDGIRAVENFSRLGMNEKTPVTLWGYSGGAIASSWTIEEHPTYAPELNIRGAAFGAPERDLAASLKAVNTSLLAGLIPLALSALGKDSEEFRVALDGVLTPEGRARVNETRRHCMPQNVVANLWFDYNRLLTKPVDEVLRIPIIAKTIRERGISGRIPTVPAYVYNGVTEEVAPITGTDKLVNSYCAGGASVTYRREDFPPNPVKQLMTTHGTVVVTGAGGAFDWLKQRMNSTGPAPSGCDIRTVFSSGLEPAAIGTFGQAIGTVLASLVGAPIGAGPR; from the coding sequence ATGGTGAATGAAACATCAGCGTTCCGGATGGGGTCGCGGGCGCTCGCCGCGCTGCTCGGGGCCGTCCTCGTGATCGCCGTGGGCGTCGTGACCGCTCCGAGCGCCCGGGCGCTGCCGCCCATCGTCGAGCCGGCTCCGCCCGCCGACGCCTTCTACGACCGGCCCGCGAACCTCGCATCGCTCAAGCCCGGCGAGATCGTGCGCACCCGCACGACGTCGATCCGGTCGCTGCAGGTGATGCCGCTCAACGTGGACGCCTGGCAGCTCGCCTACCGCACGACGGGAATGACCGGCGAGCCCGACCTCAGCGTGACCACGGTGATGGTGCCGCGCGGCAAGAAGCCCACGAAGCTGCTCTCCTATCAGGCGGCCGCCGACTCCACGCTGCGGATCTGCCAGGCCTCGTACGCGACGACCAAGGGCGGTCCCATCGACCTCGCCGCCAAGGAGGGGCCGCTCACCTTCGGCATGCCCGGCGCCGAGTTGCTCTTCGCCGGCCTCGGCGTGCAGGAGGGCTGGGCGGTGGCGATGCCCGACCACGGCGGCGGTGACGACCGCTTCCTCACGCCGCGCCAGCCGGGCTGGGCCGTGCTCGACGGCATCCGCGCGGTGGAGAACTTCTCCCGCCTCGGGATGAACGAGAAGACCCCGGTGACCCTGTGGGGTTACTCCGGTGGCGCGATCGCCAGCAGCTGGACCATCGAGGAGCACCCGACCTACGCGCCGGAGCTCAACATCCGCGGCGCCGCGTTCGGCGCGCCCGAGCGGGACCTCGCCGCGTCGCTCAAGGCCGTGAACACCTCGCTGCTCGCGGGCCTCATTCCGCTGGCGCTCTCCGCGCTCGGCAAGGACTCCGAGGAGTTTCGCGTGGCCCTCGACGGGGTGCTCACGCCCGAGGGGCGGGCGCGCGTGAACGAGACCCGTCGGCACTGCATGCCGCAGAACGTCGTCGCCAACCTGTGGTTCGACTACAACCGCCTGCTCACCAAGCCGGTCGACGAGGTGCTGCGCATCCCGATCATCGCCAAGACCATTCGCGAGCGCGGCATCAGCGGCCGCATCCCGACGGTGCCCGCGTACGTCTACAACGGCGTCACCGAGGAGGTCGCGCCGATCACCGGAACAGACAAACTGGTGAACTCGTACTGCGCCGGCGGCGCGTCCGTGACCTACCGCCGCGAGGACTTCCCGCCCAACCCGGTCAAACAGCTCATGACCACCCACGGGACCGTCGTGGTGACCGGCGCGGGCGGCGCGTTCGACTGGCTCAAGCAGCGCATGAACTCGACCGGGCCGGCACCGTCGGGCTGCGACATCCGCACCGTCTTCAGTAGCGGCCTCGAGCCCGCGGCGATCGGCACCTTCGGGCAGGCCATCGGTACCGTCCTCGCCTCGCTGGTCGGCGCGCCGATCGGGGCGGGACCCCGGTAG
- a CDS encoding pyrimidine dimer DNA glycosylase/endonuclease V: MRIWSIHPRYLDRQALIACWRETLLAQAVLAGRTKGYTQHPQLERFRAAPDPLAAVGAYLAALADEADARGYNFDRTRIDQPGAAVARIDVTAGQLDLEWAHLRAKLEARSPDVAERWRTIERPDPHGSFRTVPGPVASWERAKQP; this comes from the coding sequence ATGCGCATCTGGTCGATACACCCCCGCTACCTCGATCGGCAGGCGCTGATCGCCTGCTGGAGGGAGACATTGCTGGCGCAGGCAGTCCTCGCCGGGCGCACGAAGGGCTACACCCAGCACCCCCAGCTGGAGCGGTTCCGCGCGGCGCCCGATCCGCTCGCCGCAGTGGGTGCGTACCTCGCCGCCCTCGCCGACGAAGCCGACGCCCGCGGTTACAACTTCGACCGCACCCGCATCGACCAGCCTGGCGCGGCCGTCGCCCGGATCGACGTGACGGCCGGACAGCTGGACCTGGAATGGGCGCACCTCCGGGCCAAACTGGAAGCCCGGAGCCCGGACGTGGCGGAACGGTGGCGCACCATCGAGCGGCCGGATCCGCACGGGAGCTTTCGGACGGTGCCGGGGCCCGTCGCGTCGTGGGAGCGGGCGAAGCAGCCGTGA
- the mfd gene encoding transcription-repair coupling factor, with protein MAAFADAAGRPDLTVTAVDGARPFLVSALADRAPVLVVTATGREADDLTSELREMLGNGAVAQFPSWETLPHERLSPGADTVGRRLQVLRRLAHPEDAQYGEPLRAVVATVRSLVQPMAPGLGDAPSITLREGVEHDFDQLIETLVELAYTRVDMVGKRGEFAVRGGILDVFPTTTDLPVRVEFWGDEITDLRAFSVADQRSQPEVEVGTVHVYPCRELLLTAEVRERAAALKAEHESDAALVEMLEKLSQGIPVEGMEALIPALIPGELQLLTDVLPAGAHTLLLDPEKIRTRAADLGRTGQEFLEASWTAAALGSAAPLDPTGMNLGASAYRSLDEVHDSVSDAGRPWWTVSPLATGPDEGPDHLTVRAEHAPAPRGSEAEAEKLFATLRAHAAAGGTGVIVVAGQGTRARILERLRDAEVPAAELDAGAAPRPGTVGVLRGSLQTGLTVPAEKLVLLAEPDLTGNRVAGVGDGRRLPAKRRNQVDPLALTAGDLVVHDEHGIGKFVEMIERTVAGARREYLVIEYAPGKRGQPGDKLFVPMESLDQLSRYVGGEMPALSKMGGSDWQNTKRKARKAVREIAGELVQLYAARNAAPGHAFAPDSPWQREMEDAFPFTETVDQMTVIGDVKADMEKPVPMDRVVIGDVGYGKTEIAVRAAFKAVQDGKQVAVLVPTTLLAQQHLKTFEERMQGFPVTVKGLSRFTDKQETQAVLEGLADGSVDVVVGTHRLLQTGVRWKDLGLVIVDEEQRFGVEHKEHIKALRTNVDVLTMSATPIPRTLEMSMAGIREMSTILTPPEERHPVLTYVGAYDDKQVAAAIRRELLRDGQVFYVHNRVSSIDRAAKHIRDMVPEARVVVAHGQMGEEALESTVQGFWNREFDVLVCTTIVETGLDISNANTLIVERAENLGLSQLHQLRGRVGRSRERGYAYFLYPSEKPLTETAYDRLATIAQNNDLGAGMAVAMKDLEIRGAGNVLGAEQSGHVAGVGFDLYVRLVGEAVEAYRAAADGKPITVPEEQKEVRIDLPVDAHIPPDYVTSDRLRLEAYRKLAAAHDDAAVAEVLTELTDRYGPPPVEVERLAAIARLRSLARNAGVTEITVTGTNLRIAPMELLDSQQMRLKRLYPGGSYRAATRTVTFPLPRVGGGGVGSERVRDIEVLQAVADFLAAMDGKGAGYWRLDQPPRAVATADAP; from the coding sequence ATCGCCGCCTTCGCCGACGCCGCGGGAAGGCCCGACCTCACGGTGACCGCGGTCGACGGTGCCCGCCCCTTCCTCGTCTCGGCGCTCGCCGACCGCGCACCGGTCCTCGTCGTCACCGCCACCGGCCGCGAGGCGGACGACCTGACCTCCGAGCTGAGGGAGATGCTGGGCAACGGTGCGGTGGCCCAGTTCCCCAGCTGGGAGACGCTGCCCCACGAACGTCTCTCCCCCGGCGCCGACACCGTCGGACGACGGCTCCAGGTCCTTCGCCGGCTCGCCCACCCCGAGGACGCCCAGTACGGCGAGCCGCTCCGGGCCGTGGTGGCGACGGTCCGCTCGCTGGTGCAGCCGATGGCGCCCGGCCTCGGCGACGCCCCGTCGATCACGCTGCGCGAGGGCGTCGAGCACGACTTCGACCAGCTGATCGAGACCCTCGTGGAGCTCGCCTACACGCGGGTCGACATGGTGGGCAAGCGCGGCGAGTTCGCCGTCCGCGGCGGCATTCTCGACGTCTTCCCCACGACCACGGATCTCCCGGTGCGCGTGGAGTTCTGGGGCGACGAGATCACCGACCTGCGCGCCTTCTCGGTGGCCGACCAGCGTTCCCAGCCCGAAGTCGAGGTCGGAACCGTGCACGTGTACCCGTGCCGCGAGCTCCTGCTCACTGCGGAGGTCCGCGAGCGCGCCGCAGCACTGAAGGCCGAGCACGAATCCGACGCCGCCCTCGTGGAGATGCTGGAGAAGCTCTCCCAGGGCATCCCGGTCGAGGGCATGGAGGCGCTGATCCCCGCCCTCATCCCGGGCGAGCTGCAGCTCCTCACCGACGTACTGCCCGCGGGCGCGCACACCCTGCTCCTCGACCCCGAGAAGATCCGCACCCGCGCAGCGGATCTCGGCCGCACCGGTCAGGAGTTCCTCGAGGCGTCGTGGACCGCGGCCGCGCTCGGCTCCGCGGCGCCACTGGACCCGACGGGGATGAACCTGGGTGCCAGCGCCTATCGCTCGCTCGACGAGGTGCACGACTCCGTCTCCGACGCCGGCCGCCCCTGGTGGACCGTCTCCCCGCTGGCGACGGGGCCGGACGAGGGGCCGGACCACCTGACGGTGCGCGCCGAGCACGCGCCCGCGCCCCGCGGCTCCGAGGCCGAGGCGGAGAAGCTGTTCGCGACGCTGCGCGCCCACGCCGCGGCGGGCGGGACCGGCGTGATCGTGGTCGCCGGACAGGGCACCCGCGCCCGTATCCTGGAGCGGCTGCGCGACGCGGAGGTCCCCGCCGCCGAGTTGGACGCGGGCGCCGCGCCGCGGCCCGGCACCGTCGGCGTGCTGCGCGGCAGCCTGCAGACGGGCCTCACCGTGCCCGCGGAGAAGCTCGTGCTGCTCGCCGAGCCCGACCTCACGGGCAACCGGGTCGCGGGCGTCGGCGATGGCCGGAGACTGCCGGCCAAGCGCCGCAACCAGGTCGACCCGCTGGCCCTCACGGCCGGCGACCTCGTGGTGCACGACGAGCACGGCATCGGCAAGTTCGTCGAGATGATCGAGCGCACCGTCGCGGGCGCCCGTCGCGAGTACCTCGTGATCGAGTACGCGCCCGGTAAGCGCGGCCAGCCGGGCGACAAGCTCTTCGTCCCGATGGAGTCGCTGGATCAGCTCTCCCGGTACGTCGGCGGCGAGATGCCGGCGCTGTCGAAGATGGGCGGCAGCGACTGGCAGAACACCAAGCGCAAGGCGCGCAAGGCCGTCCGCGAGATCGCGGGCGAGCTGGTGCAGCTCTACGCGGCCCGCAACGCCGCCCCGGGCCACGCCTTCGCGCCCGACTCCCCGTGGCAGCGCGAGATGGAGGACGCCTTCCCGTTCACGGAGACCGTCGATCAGATGACGGTGATCGGCGATGTGAAGGCCGACATGGAGAAGCCCGTCCCCATGGACCGCGTGGTGATCGGCGACGTGGGCTACGGCAAGACGGAGATCGCCGTGCGCGCCGCCTTCAAGGCCGTACAGGACGGCAAGCAGGTCGCTGTGCTCGTGCCCACCACCCTTCTCGCGCAACAGCATCTGAAGACGTTCGAGGAGCGGATGCAGGGCTTCCCCGTCACGGTCAAGGGGCTGTCCCGATTCACCGACAAGCAGGAGACGCAGGCCGTGCTCGAGGGCCTCGCCGACGGCAGCGTCGATGTGGTGGTCGGCACGCACCGACTCCTGCAGACCGGCGTGCGCTGGAAGGACCTGGGCCTCGTGATCGTCGACGAGGAGCAGCGCTTCGGCGTCGAGCACAAGGAACACATCAAAGCGCTCCGCACCAACGTCGACGTGCTCACCATGAGCGCCACCCCGATCCCGCGCACGCTGGAGATGAGCATGGCCGGCATCCGCGAGATGTCCACCATCCTCACCCCGCCCGAGGAGCGGCACCCGGTGCTGACCTACGTCGGCGCCTACGACGACAAGCAGGTGGCCGCCGCCATCCGCCGCGAGCTGCTGCGCGACGGCCAGGTCTTCTACGTGCACAACCGCGTCAGCTCGATCGACCGGGCGGCCAAGCACATCCGCGACATGGTGCCCGAGGCGCGGGTCGTGGTCGCGCACGGACAGATGGGCGAGGAGGCCCTCGAGAGCACGGTCCAGGGCTTCTGGAACCGCGAGTTCGACGTGCTCGTGTGCACCACGATCGTCGAGACGGGCCTGGACATATCCAACGCGAACACGCTCATCGTGGAGCGGGCCGAGAACCTCGGCCTGAGCCAGCTGCACCAGCTTCGCGGGCGCGTGGGCCGCTCCCGCGAGCGCGGTTATGCGTACTTCCTCTACCCGTCGGAGAAGCCGCTCACCGAGACCGCCTACGACCGGCTGGCGACCATCGCGCAGAACAACGACCTCGGCGCCGGTATGGCGGTGGCGATGAAGGACCTCGAGATCCGCGGTGCCGGCAACGTTCTCGGTGCGGAGCAGTCCGGCCACGTCGCCGGCGTCGGCTTCGACCTGTACGTCCGGCTCGTCGGCGAGGCCGTCGAGGCCTACCGCGCCGCCGCCGACGGCAAGCCGATCACCGTTCCCGAGGAACAGAAGGAGGTGCGCATCGACCTGCCCGTGGACGCGCACATCCCACCCGACTACGTCACCAGCGACCGGCTGCGGCTCGAGGCCTACCGGAAACTCGCGGCGGCGCACGACGACGCGGCGGTCGCCGAAGTGCTCACCGAGCTCACCGACCGCTACGGCCCGCCGCCGGTCGAGGTGGAGCGGCTCGCCGCGATCGCCCGGCTGCGCTCGCTCGCGCGGAACGCGGGGGTCACCGAGATCACCGTCACCGGAACCAATCTCCGGATCGCGCCGATGGAACTGCTGGACTCGCAGCAGATGCGCCTCAAACGCCTGTACCCGGGCGGCTCGTACCGCGCCGCGACCCGCACCGTCACCTTCCCGCTCCCCCGGGTCGGCGGGGGCGGCGTCGGCAGCGAGCGGGTGCGCGACATCGAGGTGCTGCAGGCGGTCGCCGACTTCCTTGCGGCGATGGACGGTAAGGGCGCCGGGTACTGGCGGCTCGACCAGCCGCCCCGCGCCGTCGCGACGGCGGACGCCCCGTGA
- a CDS encoding MerR family transcriptional regulator yields the protein MTQSHRVRSDLGVYSISVASELSQVGLQTLRLYERRNLIQPQRTAGGTRRYSEDDIARIRRITDLVATGVNLPGVDRILALEDECAALRAELDACRAGAE from the coding sequence ATGACCCAGTCCCATCGCGTGCGCTCCGACCTCGGCGTGTACAGCATCTCGGTGGCGTCCGAACTGTCACAGGTCGGCCTTCAGACGCTCCGACTCTACGAGCGGCGGAACCTGATCCAGCCGCAGCGCACCGCGGGCGGCACCCGCCGCTACAGCGAGGACGACATCGCACGCATTCGCCGCATCACCGACCTCGTCGCCACGGGGGTCAATCTCCCTGGTGTCGACCGCATCCTGGCCCTCGAGGACGAGTGCGCGGCGCTGCGGGCGGAGCTCGACGCCTGCCGAGCCGGCGCCGAATAG
- a CDS encoding TetR/AcrR family transcriptional regulator encodes MDSASDVPRPRGRPGGSSGADLLAIARDLFLDRGFAGTTMDAVAAGARISKQTLYRQYPSKDGLYAAVVRDWVDRGRDAMRPHLDALIATDDVGRGLRSLARTLQAGVLSAPVLRMRTLVAAEAHRFPEVADDYVRRSWDRNLALLADALAHLAARGLLRIDSPAVAAEQFTWLALAAPLNRLTLTGGRTGGTQEESDAVADAAVATFLARYAAPGSGA; translated from the coding sequence ATGGACAGCGCATCCGACGTACCGCGCCCGCGTGGCCGGCCCGGCGGCAGCAGCGGCGCCGACCTGCTCGCCATCGCACGCGACCTGTTCCTCGATCGCGGCTTCGCGGGCACGACGATGGACGCCGTCGCGGCCGGTGCCCGGATCTCGAAGCAGACCCTCTACCGGCAGTACCCGTCGAAGGACGGGCTGTACGCCGCGGTCGTCCGGGACTGGGTGGATCGCGGGCGCGACGCGATGCGCCCCCACCTCGACGCGCTGATCGCGACCGACGACGTCGGCCGCGGGCTGCGCTCCCTGGCCCGAACGCTGCAGGCGGGCGTCCTCAGCGCCCCCGTCCTGCGGATGCGCACCCTGGTCGCCGCAGAGGCGCACCGCTTCCCCGAGGTGGCCGACGACTACGTGCGCCGCAGCTGGGACCGCAACCTGGCCCTGCTCGCGGACGCCCTCGCGCACCTCGCCGCGCGGGGTCTCCTGCGCATCGACAGCCCGGCCGTCGCCGCCGAGCAGTTCACCTGGCTCGCCCTCGCCGCGCCGCTCAACCGCCTCACGCTCACCGGGGGCCGGACGGGCGGCACGCAGGAGGAATCCGACGCCGTCGCGGACGCTGCGGTGGCGACGTTCCTGGCGCGCTACGCCGCGCCCGGCTCCGGCGCGTGA
- a CDS encoding MazG family protein: MSGARGTVVLLDPELPTLLPVAALGRLTGTVYYTEELPVKLAWHLPDGRPALGADMPAGATLLTTDGEHPAAAALRTAGADVITAPRPAGLAVLDTVELIDRLRRAGPWESEQTHASLLRYLVEETYEVADAVAALDSPEDGAAAADELRSELGDLLLQVVFHSRIAEEGPHPFGIDDVARTLSAKVRRRTPHLADGAEVDVATQAENWERQKRLERGDRASVLDSISLGQPALALVAKVFERLRTVDFPAELVPEDVRTVTVDPTEPDASYELDYRRRVLAFMDRVRRAEAAMASGEVDSWVTAWGAGHAGNPEARPGR; the protein is encoded by the coding sequence GTGAGCGGCGCGCGCGGCACCGTCGTCCTGCTCGACCCCGAGCTGCCCACCCTGCTGCCCGTCGCGGCCCTCGGCCGGCTCACCGGCACCGTGTACTACACGGAGGAGCTGCCGGTGAAGCTCGCCTGGCACCTGCCCGACGGCCGCCCGGCCCTCGGCGCGGACATGCCCGCCGGCGCGACCCTGCTCACCACTGACGGGGAACACCCGGCCGCCGCCGCGCTGCGGACGGCCGGCGCCGACGTGATCACCGCGCCGCGGCCCGCCGGGCTGGCCGTCCTCGACACCGTCGAGCTGATCGATCGGCTGCGGCGCGCGGGACCGTGGGAGTCCGAGCAGACGCACGCCAGCCTGCTGCGCTACCTCGTGGAGGAGACCTACGAGGTGGCCGACGCGGTCGCAGCGCTCGACTCCCCGGAGGACGGGGCGGCCGCCGCGGACGAGCTGCGCAGCGAGCTCGGTGACCTGCTCCTGCAGGTGGTGTTCCACTCCCGCATCGCGGAGGAGGGGCCGCACCCCTTCGGCATCGACGACGTGGCCCGCACCCTGTCCGCGAAGGTGCGTCGGCGCACGCCGCACCTCGCCGACGGTGCCGAGGTCGACGTGGCGACGCAGGCCGAGAACTGGGAGCGGCAGAAGCGGCTCGAGCGCGGCGACCGCGCCTCCGTCCTCGACTCGATCTCCCTCGGCCAGCCCGCGTTGGCGCTGGTGGCGAAGGTCTTCGAGCGGCTGCGCACCGTCGACTTCCCGGCCGAGCTGGTGCCGGAGGACGTGCGGACCGTCACCGTCGACCCGACGGAACCGGACGCGTCGTACGAACTGGACTACCGGCGGCGGGTCCTGGCCTTCATGGACCGGGTGCGCCGGGCCGAGGCCGCGATGGCCTCCGGCGAGGTAGACTCATGGGTCACCGCCTGGGGGGCCGGTCACGCCGGGAACCCCGAGGCACGACCCGGACGTTGA
- a CDS encoding DoxX family protein codes for MIRRIARPLLGSIFVYTGYTGLTSDPGRKADTVAPLVEKATEALPDSTAIPTSARSWVRINAGVQLGGGLLLATGRAPRAASLALAGTLVPATVVDHPFWAEADPEARREQQLHFVKNLSLLGGLLIAGFDTEGKPGVTWRARRAAERASARVSDTVAAITPGHDDGDTWQDRAHAAQEYGAAAIGRAKPAVAGAVEKAKPAIADAVERAKPAIADAADKVKPVVDDAVDRARPVLADAADTAAGLAEKAGDRLHALRDEASATVADRKKRARVA; via the coding sequence ATGATTCGACGGATCGCGCGACCCCTGCTCGGTTCGATCTTCGTCTACACCGGGTACACCGGCCTGACGAGCGACCCCGGGCGGAAGGCGGACACCGTCGCCCCGCTGGTGGAGAAGGCCACTGAGGCCCTTCCGGATTCGACGGCGATCCCGACGAGCGCCCGGAGCTGGGTGCGGATCAACGCGGGTGTCCAGCTCGGCGGCGGCCTGCTGCTCGCCACCGGGCGGGCGCCGCGGGCCGCCTCGCTGGCCCTCGCGGGCACCCTCGTGCCCGCGACGGTCGTCGACCACCCGTTCTGGGCGGAGGCGGACCCGGAGGCGCGCCGCGAGCAGCAGCTGCACTTCGTGAAGAACCTGTCGCTGCTGGGTGGCCTGTTGATCGCGGGCTTCGACACCGAGGGCAAGCCGGGTGTCACGTGGCGCGCCCGCCGGGCGGCGGAGCGCGCCTCCGCGCGAGTCTCCGACACCGTCGCGGCGATCACGCCCGGCCACGACGACGGCGACACCTGGCAGGACAGGGCCCATGCCGCCCAGGAGTACGGCGCCGCCGCGATCGGCAGGGCGAAACCCGCCGTCGCGGGGGCCGTCGAGAAGGCGAAGCCCGCGATCGCCGATGCCGTCGAGCGTGCCAAACCTGCGATCGCCGACGCCGCGGACAAGGTGAAGCCGGTCGTCGACGACGCGGTGGACCGCGCGCGACCGGTCCTCGCCGACGCGGCGGACACCGCGGCCGGTCTCGCCGAAAAGGCAGGGGACCGTCTGCATGCCCTGCGGGACGAGGCGTCCGCGACGGTGGCGGACAGGAAGAAACGGGCCCGGGTCGCGTAA